The window GCCGTGGAACTGCTGCGCCGCATCCCGCGCCACCGCAAGATCTCCGCCGTCGAGCTGCACGAACAGCTCAAGCACGCCGGCATCGAACGCGAACTGCGCACCATCCAGCGCCAGCTGGAAAAGCTCAGCGAACAGTTCGACATCGAACGCGACGACCGCAGCAAGCCCTTCGGCTACCGCTGGAAAGAGCGCGCCAGCGGCCTCTCGCTGCCGGTGCTCAGCGAACAGGAATCGCTGATGCTGATGCTGGCCGAACAGCACCTGCGCCACCTGCTGCCCAGCAGCCTGATGCAGTCCATGGACGGCTTCTTCCAGCAGGCCCGCGCCAACCTTTCACCCCACGGCGGCAACGCCACGGGCAATGTGACGGGCAGGGGCAACCGGCGCGAGCGCGAATGGCTCAACAAGGTGCGCGTGGTCAGCACCACCCAGCCCCTGCTGCCGCCCAAGATCCGGCCCGGCGTGTTCGAAACGGTGAGCAACGCCCTCTACGCCAACCGCTGGCTGGCGCTCGACTACAAGAACGCCGCCGGCAAGCGCAAGACCGCCAGCGTGATGCCGCTCGGCCTCGCGCAGCAAGGCGTGCGCCTCTACCTGGTGTGCCGCTACGAAGGCTATGACAACGAACGCATCCTGGCGCTGCACCGCATCCTGTCGGCCGAGGCATCCGTGCACACATTTGAGCGTCCGCGCGATTTCGATCTGCAGCGATACGACGCCGACGGGCATTTCGGCTTCGGCGATGGCAAGCGGATCCGGCTCATGTTCCGCATCGCCAAGGAGGCCGGCCTGCATCTGCTGGAGTCGCCGTTGTCGAGCGATCAGCAGGTGCGGGAGGTGGGGGATGGTTTTGAGATTTCTGCGACGGTGGTGGAGACGGCGCAGTTGGAGTGGTGGTTGCGGGGGTTCGGGGAGGCGGTGGGGGAGGTCAGGCGAGAGGCACTCTCCATGTGACTCCTGAAGCGGGAAGTCTGCCGGCGAGCGATGAGTTTGCCGAGGCGGCGGACGGGAAGAGGACACGAGACGAGCATCAGATCAACACCAGACGAACACCAGACGAACACCAGACGGGCAAAGCAAGCGATGACTGACCAGGCCTTTGATATTGAACATTTCCACTTGCTCAACTCCTGGAAAGGGGAGGTCCGAGACAAGAACGACGCACAGCATGAGCACGTCTACGAGAGGCTGAAGGCGGCTTACGGGCTGACCAAGCAGTGGGCGGAACGGGTGCAGAAGAGGCTGTTTCCGCAGGGCAAGACGCGTGTGGTGCAGCGTCCGACCCACCAATGGACCGAGCGCTTCCTTTCCTATAACTGGGCGCGCATCTACCCGACGAAGGACGCACCTGCCGGACTGGCGTACACCGTGGGGATGGAGGCCGGGCACGGCTTTGTCGTCAAGATCGACGTCGTCAACAAGGCGGTGAGCGATCCCTCGCTGCGTGGCCGGTACGAGGAGATGCGCGGTGAGTTCACGGCATCGGGGATCGTCAAGGTCATGCCGACGGAGCAGGGTGTGCAGATGGGACTGGATGGCCTGGTGGACTGGGCCGTGCAGGCGATCCAGTCCTTCACCCCGACTTACGATCAACTGGTGGAGCGACTGGGATTCGCCAACGGCCAGGACGATCGGAGCCTGCTGGCCAAGTTCCGCGGCCACCAGGATTTCGAGGCGCGGCAGCCGAAATGGAGCGCGCAGACCACCGCGCTGTTCCTGCGCATGGCAAGCGCCCTGCACGAAGCCGGGCTGGACTGGTGGTACACGCGCGCAACGAACAGCCAGCTGCGCTTCGGCCGCAAGGAGCTCGGAGCGGGAAAAGGAACGCCGGTCGGATCGTTCTATCTGCAGCATGAAGGCATCCGCGTCCGTCAGGTGCTGACGTCGCCCGGCGGCGAAGCGGAGACCGCCATGATCTCGGACGATCTGCTGCAGCGGATCGAGGCGGTCATCGACGGCGACGGCGGCTGGCAGGAGCGGCTGGGCAATCGTCCGGACCGGCCCGGACACTGGCCGGTGGATTACCTGGCGAACGGCGATGCGGGCGAGGCAGCCGACGAGCCGGACGAGCCGGACGAGCCGGACGTGGGGGCGTTGGAGCGCGCGAGTAACACGATCTTCTACGGCCCGCCCGGCACCGGAAAGACGCGCGCGCTGCAGGAATGGATCAAGACACACTACACCGGAGAGTCCGGCGCCCGGCACGCCTTCGTCACCTTTCACCAGTCCTATGGCTATGAGGAGTTCGTCGAAGGCCTGCGCCCGGTGCTGGCCGACGATGCGGCTCGCATTGCCGCAGGGGCGAATGGAGAGGAGAAGGCCGAAGCGATCGAAGCGACCGAAGCGACCCAAGCGACCGAAGCCAAAGGCGACGTGCAGTACGAGATCCGCCGCGGGATCTTCTGGAATCTCTGCGACCAGGCCCGCCAGGACCCGGGCCAGCGCTACGCCATGGTCATCGACGAGATCAACCGCGGCAACATCAGCAAGATCTTCGGCGAACTGATCACCCTGATCGAGGCGGACAAGCGCGAAGGCGCACCCTACGAGGCGAAGGTGACGCTGCCCTATTCGCAGCAATCCTTCACCATTCCACCGAACGTCGATCTCATCGGCTCGATGAACACCGCGGACCGCTCGCTGGCGCTGGTGGACACCGCGCTGCGTCGGCGCTTCGAGTTCATCGAGTACATGCCGGATCCGTCGTTGCTGACGGGCATCAGGGTCTCGCGCCATGGCATCGACATCGACCTGGAAGCGATGCTGGCCAAGATCAACCAGCGCATCGAAGCGCTGTACGACCGCGACCACACCATCGGCCACGCCTACCTGATGCCGCTGAAGACGCTGCCCGAGGGAGCGGACGCCTTCCAACAGCTGGCCGCCATCTTCCGCCGCAAGATACTGCCGCTGCTGGAGGAATACTTCTTCGAAGACTGGCAGAAGATCCGCCTGGTCCTTGGCGACAACCAGAAGACGAGCGAGGAGAAGCAGTTTATTCGGGCGCTCCAGAAGTCAGATGACCTGACTGCGTTGTTCGGTTCGGGGCATAACCTGGATCAATACTCCGTTCGACCGCGCTATGAGCTCAACATCTCTGCCTTCTCCGATCCGGAGGCATATGTCGGAATCTATCGCGAAGCGGCGCGTCGCTCCGAGATGGAAGAATGAACGCGCTGACACTGCACGAGTTCGACTGCGTGGTGAGCGAGGCGCACGGCGCCACCCGCCACGCCGTGCCGGAACGCGTGTTCGCCTGGCTGGAAAGCCAGTGCTTCCACGAAGGCGACGATCGCCCCGCCTGGCTGCGGCCGGCGCGCGTCGATGGCCGCAGGGCCGTGCAGGTGCGCCACTACGCCGGCGTGGTCCAGGCCCCCTGCGGCTTCCAGATCGAGGTGCTG of the Cupriavidus malaysiensis genome contains:
- a CDS encoding helix-turn-helix transcriptional regulator, which gives rise to MPKRPDTLETTLLAVELLRRIPRHRKISAVELHEQLKHAGIERELRTIQRQLEKLSEQFDIERDDRSKPFGYRWKERASGLSLPVLSEQESLMLMLAEQHLRHLLPSSLMQSMDGFFQQARANLSPHGGNATGNVTGRGNRREREWLNKVRVVSTTQPLLPPKIRPGVFETVSNALYANRWLALDYKNAAGKRKTASVMPLGLAQQGVRLYLVCRYEGYDNERILALHRILSAEASVHTFERPRDFDLQRYDADGHFGFGDGKRIRLMFRIAKEAGLHLLESPLSSDQQVREVGDGFEISATVVETAQLEWWLRGFGEAVGEVRREALSM
- a CDS encoding McrB family protein; translation: MTDQAFDIEHFHLLNSWKGEVRDKNDAQHEHVYERLKAAYGLTKQWAERVQKRLFPQGKTRVVQRPTHQWTERFLSYNWARIYPTKDAPAGLAYTVGMEAGHGFVVKIDVVNKAVSDPSLRGRYEEMRGEFTASGIVKVMPTEQGVQMGLDGLVDWAVQAIQSFTPTYDQLVERLGFANGQDDRSLLAKFRGHQDFEARQPKWSAQTTALFLRMASALHEAGLDWWYTRATNSQLRFGRKELGAGKGTPVGSFYLQHEGIRVRQVLTSPGGEAETAMISDDLLQRIEAVIDGDGGWQERLGNRPDRPGHWPVDYLANGDAGEAADEPDEPDEPDVGALERASNTIFYGPPGTGKTRALQEWIKTHYTGESGARHAFVTFHQSYGYEEFVEGLRPVLADDAARIAAGANGEEKAEAIEATEATQATEAKGDVQYEIRRGIFWNLCDQARQDPGQRYAMVIDEINRGNISKIFGELITLIEADKREGAPYEAKVTLPYSQQSFTIPPNVDLIGSMNTADRSLALVDTALRRRFEFIEYMPDPSLLTGIRVSRHGIDIDLEAMLAKINQRIEALYDRDHTIGHAYLMPLKTLPEGADAFQQLAAIFRRKILPLLEEYFFEDWQKIRLVLGDNQKTSEEKQFIRALQKSDDLTALFGSGHNLDQYSVRPRYELNISAFSDPEAYVGIYREAARRSEMEE